The following proteins are co-located in the Mus caroli chromosome 7, CAROLI_EIJ_v1.1, whole genome shotgun sequence genome:
- the Kcnk6 gene encoding potassium channel subfamily K member 6: MRRGALLASALAAYAGYLALGALLVARLERPHEARLRAELGTLREQLLRHSPCVAAHALDAFVERVLAAGRLGRAALANASGAANASDPAWDFASALFFASTLVTTVGYGYTTPLTDAGKAFSIVFALLGVPITMLLLTASAQRLSLLLTHAPLSWLSLHWGWPPQRAARWHLVALLMVIVVIFFLVPAAVFTYLEEAWSFLDAFYFCFISLSTIGLGDYVPGEAPGQPYRALYKVLVTAYLFLGLVAMVLVLQTFRRVSDLHGLTELILLPDPDPASLSQDEDDQVAVLDARTDLHQHLSDASHADYASIPR; this comes from the exons ATGCGGCGGGGCGCGCTCCTGGCTAGCGCCCTGGCCGCCTACGCCGGGTACCTGGCGCTGGGCGCGCTGCTTGTGGCGCGGCTGGAGCGGCCTCACGAAGCCCGGCTGCGGGCAGAGCTGGGGACCCTGCGGGAGCAGCTGCTGCGGCACAGCCCGTGCGTGGCGGCTCATGCCCTGGACGCCTTCGTGGAGCGGGTGCTGGCGGCCGGACGGCTGGGGCGCGCAGCGCTCGCCAACGCCTCGGGAGCCGCCAACGCTTCGGACCCTGCGTGGGACTTCGCCTCGGCGCTCTTCTTCGCCAGCACACTAGTCACCACCGTGG GCTATGGCTACACGACCCCACTGACAGATGCCGGCAAAGCCTTCTCCATCGTCTTTGCACTCCTGGGCGTGCCTATCACCATGCTACTTCTGACTGCCTCAGCCCAGCGCCTGTCACTGCTGCTCACCCATGCACCCCTGTCCTGGCTGAGCCTGCACTGGGGCTGGCCCCCGCAGCGGGCAGCCCGCTGGCACCTGGTGGCCCTGCTGATGGTCATAGTGGTTATATTCTTCCTGGTACCGGCTGCGGTCTTCACCTACCTTGAAGAGGCCTGGAGCTTTCTGGATGCTTTCTATTTCTGCTTCATCTCTCTGTCCACCATTGGCCTGGGGGACTACGTGCCTGGGGAAGCCCCAGGCCAGCCTTACCGGGCCCTCTACAAGGTGCTTGTCACAG CGTACCTCTTCCTCGGCCTGGTTGCCATGGTGCTCGTGTTGCAGACTTTCCGCCGTGTTTCCGACCTCCATGGCCTCACCGAACTCATCTTGCTGCCCGATCCGGACCCTGCCAGCCTCAGCCAGGATGAGGATGATCAGGTGGCCGTTCTGGATGCCCGGACAGATCTGCATCAGCACCTCTCTGACGCCTCCCACGCTGACTACGCCTCCATCCCCAGGTAG
- the Yif1b gene encoding protein YIF1B isoform X1 translates to MHATGLAAPAGTPRLRKWPSKRRVPVSQPGMADPHQFFDDTSSTPSRGYGGQPSPGGLGYPTSSSDAAFLAAPMSNMAMVYGSSLAAQGKELVDKNIDRFIPVSKLKYYFAVDTVYVGKKLGLLVFPYLHQDWEVQYQQDTPVAPRFDINAPDLYIPAMAFITYILVAGLALGTQDRFSPDLLGLQASSALAWLTLEVVAILLSLYLVTVNTDLTTIDLVAFLGYKYVGMIGGVLTGLLFGKIGYYLVLAWCCVSIFVFMIRTLRLKILAQAAAEGVPVRGARNQLRMYLTMAVAAAQPVLMYWLTFHLVR, encoded by the exons ATGCACGCGACAGGTTTGGCGGCGCCGGCGGGGACGCCCCGGCTGCGTAAGTGGC CCTCAAAGCGGAGGGTCCCAGTGTCCCAACCAGGCATGGCTGATCCCCACCAGTTTTTTGATGACACGAGTTCTACCCCAAGCCGGGGCTATGGAGGCCAGCCATCACCTGGTGGTCTGGGTTACCCCACCTCTTCATCCGACGCAGCCTTCCTGGCTGCCCCTATGTCCAACATGGCGATGGTCTACGGGAGCAGCCTGGCCGCTCAGGGCAAGGAGCTGGTAGATAAGAAT ATCGACCGCTTCATCCCCGTCAGCAAGCTCAAGTATTACTTCGCAGTGGACACGGTGTACGTGGGCAAGAAGCTTGGGCTGCTGGTCTTTCCCTACCTTCACCAG GACTGGGAGGTACAGTACCAACAGGACACCCCAGTGGCCCCCCGCTTCGACATCAATGCTCCAGACCTCTACATTCCAG CCATGGCTTTCATCACCTACATCTTGGTGGCCGGCCTTGCACTGGGGACCCAGGACAG GTTCTCCCCAGACCTCCTGGGACTGCAGGCGAGCTCGGCTCTGGCCTGGCTGACTCTGGAAGTCGTAGCAATCCTGCTCAGTCTCTACCTGGTCACTGTCAACACCGACCTCACCACCATTGACCTGGTGGCCTTCTTGGGCTACAAATATGTGGG GATGATTGGCGGCGTCCTCACGGGTCTGCTCTTTGGAAAGATCGGCTACTACCTGGTGCTTGCCTGGTGCTGTGTGTCCATCTTTGTGTTCATG ATCCGGACACTGCGGCTCAAGATCCTGGCCCAGGCAGCGGCTGAAGGAGTGCCGGTGCGTGGGGCGCGGAACCAGCTGCGCATGTACCTGACTATGGCAGTGGCAGCTGCGCAGCCGGTACTCATGTACTggctcaccttccaccttgtacGGTGA
- the Yif1b gene encoding protein YIF1B isoform X2, with protein MHATGLAAPAGTPRLPSKRRVPVSQPGMADPHQFFDDTSSTPSRGYGGQPSPGGLGYPTSSSDAAFLAAPMSNMAMVYGSSLAAQGKELVDKNIDRFIPVSKLKYYFAVDTVYVGKKLGLLVFPYLHQDWEVQYQQDTPVAPRFDINAPDLYIPAMAFITYILVAGLALGTQDRFSPDLLGLQASSALAWLTLEVVAILLSLYLVTVNTDLTTIDLVAFLGYKYVGMIGGVLTGLLFGKIGYYLVLAWCCVSIFVFMIRTLRLKILAQAAAEGVPVRGARNQLRMYLTMAVAAAQPVLMYWLTFHLVR; from the exons ATGCACGCGACAGGTTTGGCGGCGCCGGCGGGGACGCCCCGGCTGC CCTCAAAGCGGAGGGTCCCAGTGTCCCAACCAGGCATGGCTGATCCCCACCAGTTTTTTGATGACACGAGTTCTACCCCAAGCCGGGGCTATGGAGGCCAGCCATCACCTGGTGGTCTGGGTTACCCCACCTCTTCATCCGACGCAGCCTTCCTGGCTGCCCCTATGTCCAACATGGCGATGGTCTACGGGAGCAGCCTGGCCGCTCAGGGCAAGGAGCTGGTAGATAAGAAT ATCGACCGCTTCATCCCCGTCAGCAAGCTCAAGTATTACTTCGCAGTGGACACGGTGTACGTGGGCAAGAAGCTTGGGCTGCTGGTCTTTCCCTACCTTCACCAG GACTGGGAGGTACAGTACCAACAGGACACCCCAGTGGCCCCCCGCTTCGACATCAATGCTCCAGACCTCTACATTCCAG CCATGGCTTTCATCACCTACATCTTGGTGGCCGGCCTTGCACTGGGGACCCAGGACAG GTTCTCCCCAGACCTCCTGGGACTGCAGGCGAGCTCGGCTCTGGCCTGGCTGACTCTGGAAGTCGTAGCAATCCTGCTCAGTCTCTACCTGGTCACTGTCAACACCGACCTCACCACCATTGACCTGGTGGCCTTCTTGGGCTACAAATATGTGGG GATGATTGGCGGCGTCCTCACGGGTCTGCTCTTTGGAAAGATCGGCTACTACCTGGTGCTTGCCTGGTGCTGTGTGTCCATCTTTGTGTTCATG ATCCGGACACTGCGGCTCAAGATCCTGGCCCAGGCAGCGGCTGAAGGAGTGCCGGTGCGTGGGGCGCGGAACCAGCTGCGCATGTACCTGACTATGGCAGTGGCAGCTGCGCAGCCGGTACTCATGTACTggctcaccttccaccttgtacGGTGA
- the Yif1b gene encoding protein YIF1B isoform X3, with translation MPSPGRGRIAASKRRVPVSQPGMADPHQFFDDTSSTPSRGYGGQPSPGGLGYPTSSSDAAFLAAPMSNMAMVYGSSLAAQGKELVDKNIDRFIPVSKLKYYFAVDTVYVGKKLGLLVFPYLHQDWEVQYQQDTPVAPRFDINAPDLYIPAMAFITYILVAGLALGTQDRFSPDLLGLQASSALAWLTLEVVAILLSLYLVTVNTDLTTIDLVAFLGYKYVGMIGGVLTGLLFGKIGYYLVLAWCCVSIFVFMIRTLRLKILAQAAAEGVPVRGARNQLRMYLTMAVAAAQPVLMYWLTFHLVR, from the exons ATGCCAAGTCCGGGTAGGGGGCGCATCGCGG CCTCAAAGCGGAGGGTCCCAGTGTCCCAACCAGGCATGGCTGATCCCCACCAGTTTTTTGATGACACGAGTTCTACCCCAAGCCGGGGCTATGGAGGCCAGCCATCACCTGGTGGTCTGGGTTACCCCACCTCTTCATCCGACGCAGCCTTCCTGGCTGCCCCTATGTCCAACATGGCGATGGTCTACGGGAGCAGCCTGGCCGCTCAGGGCAAGGAGCTGGTAGATAAGAAT ATCGACCGCTTCATCCCCGTCAGCAAGCTCAAGTATTACTTCGCAGTGGACACGGTGTACGTGGGCAAGAAGCTTGGGCTGCTGGTCTTTCCCTACCTTCACCAG GACTGGGAGGTACAGTACCAACAGGACACCCCAGTGGCCCCCCGCTTCGACATCAATGCTCCAGACCTCTACATTCCAG CCATGGCTTTCATCACCTACATCTTGGTGGCCGGCCTTGCACTGGGGACCCAGGACAG GTTCTCCCCAGACCTCCTGGGACTGCAGGCGAGCTCGGCTCTGGCCTGGCTGACTCTGGAAGTCGTAGCAATCCTGCTCAGTCTCTACCTGGTCACTGTCAACACCGACCTCACCACCATTGACCTGGTGGCCTTCTTGGGCTACAAATATGTGGG GATGATTGGCGGCGTCCTCACGGGTCTGCTCTTTGGAAAGATCGGCTACTACCTGGTGCTTGCCTGGTGCTGTGTGTCCATCTTTGTGTTCATG ATCCGGACACTGCGGCTCAAGATCCTGGCCCAGGCAGCGGCTGAAGGAGTGCCGGTGCGTGGGGCGCGGAACCAGCTGCGCATGTACCTGACTATGGCAGTGGCAGCTGCGCAGCCGGTACTCATGTACTggctcaccttccaccttgtacGGTGA
- the Yif1b gene encoding protein YIF1B isoform X4: MADPHQFFDDTSSTPSRGYGGQPSPGGLGYPTSSSDAAFLAAPMSNMAMVYGSSLAAQGKELVDKNIDRFIPVSKLKYYFAVDTVYVGKKLGLLVFPYLHQDWEVQYQQDTPVAPRFDINAPDLYIPAMAFITYILVAGLALGTQDRFSPDLLGLQASSALAWLTLEVVAILLSLYLVTVNTDLTTIDLVAFLGYKYVGMIGGVLTGLLFGKIGYYLVLAWCCVSIFVFMIRTLRLKILAQAAAEGVPVRGARNQLRMYLTMAVAAAQPVLMYWLTFHLVR; the protein is encoded by the exons ATGGCTGATCCCCACCAGTTTTTTGATGACACGAGTTCTACCCCAAGCCGGGGCTATGGAGGCCAGCCATCACCTGGTGGTCTGGGTTACCCCACCTCTTCATCCGACGCAGCCTTCCTGGCTGCCCCTATGTCCAACATGGCGATGGTCTACGGGAGCAGCCTGGCCGCTCAGGGCAAGGAGCTGGTAGATAAGAAT ATCGACCGCTTCATCCCCGTCAGCAAGCTCAAGTATTACTTCGCAGTGGACACGGTGTACGTGGGCAAGAAGCTTGGGCTGCTGGTCTTTCCCTACCTTCACCAG GACTGGGAGGTACAGTACCAACAGGACACCCCAGTGGCCCCCCGCTTCGACATCAATGCTCCAGACCTCTACATTCCAG CCATGGCTTTCATCACCTACATCTTGGTGGCCGGCCTTGCACTGGGGACCCAGGACAG GTTCTCCCCAGACCTCCTGGGACTGCAGGCGAGCTCGGCTCTGGCCTGGCTGACTCTGGAAGTCGTAGCAATCCTGCTCAGTCTCTACCTGGTCACTGTCAACACCGACCTCACCACCATTGACCTGGTGGCCTTCTTGGGCTACAAATATGTGGG GATGATTGGCGGCGTCCTCACGGGTCTGCTCTTTGGAAAGATCGGCTACTACCTGGTGCTTGCCTGGTGCTGTGTGTCCATCTTTGTGTTCATG ATCCGGACACTGCGGCTCAAGATCCTGGCCCAGGCAGCGGCTGAAGGAGTGCCGGTGCGTGGGGCGCGGAACCAGCTGCGCATGTACCTGACTATGGCAGTGGCAGCTGCGCAGCCGGTACTCATGTACTggctcaccttccaccttgtacGGTGA